One region of Roseiconus lacunae genomic DNA includes:
- a CDS encoding Nramp family divalent metal transporter: protein MSTPRRGILRRIGPGLVTACVVIGPGSILTSSQVGARAGYDNLWVVVVSVFLMAAYVTMGMRLGAVTDVSITELIRRHLHPALALFIGFGVCFIATAFQFGNNLGAQAALSTYIETDYWPLVLNAIVLAVLFGFGNLYPVLERLMTGFVAVMLIAFAINLVFARPDFTRIVQGLIPVKGVELELPLLGLVGTTFVISAALYQSYLSRFKGWKAEDLPDGQIDAWVSAGIMCLITLMIMTTAASVLQGHELVSVADVANQLEPMFGEKGRIIFCVGMFAAAFSSFIVNSMIGGFVLSDALRLGDHPDQKTPKLMTAGVLLIGMGVAMYVIATGTKPLPAIIAAQALTVVASPVIAGTMLWLCNQQDVMGSHRNGWGLNVTGGIGFLILLAMSIYTLTEKVLPAVTG from the coding sequence ATGTCAACGCCACGACGCGGCATTCTTCGTCGGATCGGACCGGGACTTGTCACCGCGTGTGTGGTTATCGGACCGGGAAGCATTCTGACCAGTTCACAAGTCGGCGCCCGAGCCGGGTACGACAATTTGTGGGTCGTCGTCGTTTCAGTCTTCCTGATGGCCGCTTATGTCACGATGGGCATGCGACTCGGCGCGGTAACTGATGTTTCGATTACCGAACTGATTCGTCGACATCTGCATCCCGCGCTCGCGCTGTTCATCGGTTTTGGCGTCTGCTTTATCGCAACGGCATTTCAGTTTGGGAACAACCTTGGGGCGCAGGCGGCGCTGTCGACTTACATCGAGACTGATTATTGGCCGCTCGTGCTCAACGCGATCGTCCTGGCCGTCCTATTCGGGTTCGGCAACCTCTATCCGGTACTTGAGCGATTGATGACAGGCTTTGTCGCGGTCATGTTAATCGCATTCGCCATTAACCTAGTGTTCGCCAGGCCAGACTTCACCCGAATCGTCCAGGGACTGATCCCCGTCAAAGGAGTCGAACTGGAGTTGCCACTGCTGGGACTTGTCGGAACCACATTCGTAATCAGTGCGGCCCTGTATCAGTCCTACCTTTCTCGTTTCAAGGGTTGGAAAGCCGAAGACCTTCCCGATGGTCAAATCGATGCTTGGGTATCGGCAGGGATCATGTGTTTGATCACGCTGATGATCATGACGACCGCTGCTTCGGTATTACAAGGACATGAATTGGTCAGCGTTGCTGATGTCGCCAATCAACTTGAACCGATGTTTGGCGAGAAAGGGCGAATCATCTTTTGTGTTGGAATGTTTGCTGCGGCGTTTTCATCGTTCATCGTCAATTCGATGATCGGCGGTTTTGTGCTTTCCGATGCACTACGATTGGGAGACCACCCCGATCAGAAAACACCGAAGCTGATGACGGCAGGAGTACTACTGATCGGAATGGGCGTCGCCATGTATGTCATCGCAACTGGTACCAAGCCGCTACCCGCGATCATCGCCGCGCAGGCACTCACCGTCGTTGCATCGCCTGTCATTGCGGGCACGATGCTTTGGCTTTGTAACCAACAGGACGTGATGGGGAGCCACCGAAACGGATGGGGGCTCAACGTGACCGGCGGAATCGGGTTCCTGATTCTTCTTGCAATGTCGATCTACACGCTGACCGAAAAAGTACTCCCCGCCGTGACGGGCTAA
- a CDS encoding enolase C-terminal domain-like protein: protein MKSTDIRITDVRLDYEHYDYRTVMKFGGVPVDKATILNVHLDVVSREGHPGRGFGSMPLSNIWAFPSKQLSYDQTLGAMTKLAERFESIVKEFSDFGHPVDLGVRLEHQFVAAATALSTELALAEPIPKLAALVTGSPFDAAIHDAFGKLHGLSCYKTYGPDWMSHDVSHYLGDGYQGDWISDFVSETPKPTMPLYHLVGALDPLDDGELDQPTGDGLPDTLPQWIGHNGLTHMKIKLNGDDVQWDLERVIKVDRIAAECQVKRGVEQWFYSLDFNERCPNVEYLIEVLERIKEKSPAGFDRIQYVEQPTARDLKAHPDNKMHRAAELKPVVIDESLTDLETLLLAHEMGYTGAALKACKGQSQSLLMAVAIKKLNMFLCVQDLTCPGASLIHSAGLAAHIPGVAAIESNSRQYCPVANHGWDSRFPGIFDVKNGSMKTACLDGPGLGAVE from the coding sequence ATGAAATCGACGGACATTCGAATCACCGACGTTCGCCTTGACTATGAGCACTACGACTACCGAACGGTGATGAAGTTTGGTGGCGTTCCCGTCGACAAGGCAACGATATTGAACGTGCATTTGGACGTTGTCTCGCGTGAAGGTCATCCGGGACGCGGGTTCGGATCGATGCCACTGTCAAATATTTGGGCGTTTCCGTCGAAACAACTTTCGTATGATCAAACCCTTGGTGCGATGACGAAATTGGCCGAACGTTTCGAGTCGATCGTCAAGGAATTCTCCGATTTCGGCCATCCGGTCGACTTAGGTGTCCGGCTGGAACACCAGTTCGTCGCAGCGGCTACGGCACTGTCGACAGAGCTAGCACTCGCCGAACCAATCCCTAAGCTGGCCGCGCTCGTAACCGGCAGTCCCTTCGATGCTGCGATTCATGACGCATTCGGAAAACTGCATGGGCTGAGTTGCTACAAGACATATGGTCCAGATTGGATGAGTCACGATGTGAGCCACTACCTTGGCGACGGCTATCAAGGTGATTGGATCAGTGACTTTGTCAGCGAGACACCGAAACCAACGATGCCGCTTTACCATCTTGTCGGGGCACTCGATCCACTGGACGATGGCGAACTCGACCAGCCGACCGGGGATGGTTTACCAGACACATTGCCTCAATGGATTGGCCACAATGGTTTGACCCATATGAAAATTAAACTGAACGGCGATGACGTTCAGTGGGATCTTGAACGTGTGATCAAAGTCGACCGCATCGCGGCGGAATGCCAAGTAAAACGCGGCGTCGAGCAATGGTTTTATTCACTTGATTTCAACGAACGCTGTCCCAACGTGGAGTATTTGATCGAAGTCCTCGAGCGAATCAAAGAAAAGTCGCCCGCCGGTTTCGACCGAATCCAATACGTTGAACAGCCGACCGCCCGGGATTTGAAAGCCCATCCGGACAACAAAATGCATCGGGCCGCTGAACTAAAGCCAGTGGTCATTGATGAGTCGTTGACCGACTTGGAAACGCTGCTGTTGGCCCATGAAATGGGATACACCGGGGCCGCGTTAAAGGCATGCAAGGGACAATCCCAGTCACTGTTGATGGCGGTCGCAATAAAGAAACTAAACATGTTTTTATGCGTTCAAGATTTGACGTGTCCCGGGGCATCGTTAATTCATTCCGCCGGTTTGGCCGCCCACATCCCAGGGGTCGCCGCGATCGAGTCAAATTCACGGCAATATTGCCCGGTCGCCAACCATGGTTGGGACAGTCGTTTTCCTGGGATCTTTGACGTGAAAAATGGATCGATGAAAACGGCTTGTCTTGATGGCCCAGGCTTGGGGGCGGTCGAGTGA
- a CDS encoding ABC transporter ATP-binding protein, whose amino-acid sequence MTRLLVEHLQKSFPAAGEPLHVLRDICMEVSGGQSLAIVGPSGSGKSTLLQILGTLDRPDGGTVKVDGEDPFLLDQQQVAHWRNQKVGFIFQDHHLLPHLSVMENVLIPTLAGGRANAPLIERAKELLQAVGLSDRVGHLPGMLSGGERERVAIARALLMSPSLILADEPTGNLDRRTAEAVTEVLQSLQRDNNAILICVTHSETLAAAMDQRHELLDGKLVRS is encoded by the coding sequence ATGACGCGTCTGCTAGTCGAACACTTACAAAAATCGTTCCCCGCCGCCGGAGAACCGCTCCATGTTTTACGAGACATTTGCATGGAGGTTTCCGGGGGGCAATCACTTGCCATCGTCGGCCCCAGTGGAAGCGGGAAAAGCACGCTGCTGCAAATCTTAGGGACACTCGATCGCCCCGACGGTGGAACGGTCAAAGTCGATGGCGAAGACCCTTTTCTGCTCGACCAGCAACAAGTTGCCCATTGGCGAAACCAAAAAGTCGGCTTTATCTTTCAAGACCATCATTTGTTGCCGCACCTGTCGGTGATGGAGAACGTCCTGATTCCGACTTTGGCCGGTGGACGCGCCAATGCCCCACTGATCGAAAGGGCGAAGGAGTTACTGCAAGCGGTTGGGTTATCCGATCGAGTGGGGCACTTGCCGGGAATGTTATCCGGCGGGGAGCGAGAACGAGTTGCCATCGCAAGGGCACTGCTGATGAGTCCTTCATTGATCTTGGCGGACGAGCCGACGGGTAACCTGGATCGGCGTACTGCCGAAGCCGTCACCGAGGTCCTGCAATCACTCCAGCGTGACAACAATGCGATTCTGATTTGCGTGACCCACAGCGAAACACTCGCCGCAGCGATGGATCAGCGACACGAACTGCTCGACGGAAAACTCGTTCGTTCTTGA
- a CDS encoding methyl-accepting chemotaxis protein yields the protein MRTTTEEAALKIGELVIAIVETATSGNDELRSSLARFVRADQSDEADKGTSSDGSTEPQRRTISEAIEHQSEMIEALVTRVEDCFSKQLELVRMANKTSRRIHDAAKQTAHLMKKSQVLAFNVQIEASRLGGEHGRAFAVLGEEMKSFSECVEEANQTIAESVAEFVEGMPKLENETVAIAESLSEFSEEFRAEMTDVRQETQSISTLLSRVLETTESRNNEILQASRDTLSYLQFQDPVAQGLQRAEHDIEKLLALFEKREVTDTCLADVSEEVGNDGQEEEHVEAGEVILF from the coding sequence ATGCGTACGACGACCGAAGAAGCTGCGCTGAAAATCGGGGAACTCGTCATCGCAATCGTCGAAACGGCGACCTCTGGTAACGATGAGCTGCGTTCTTCGCTGGCTCGCTTTGTTCGGGCCGACCAATCCGATGAAGCTGACAAGGGAACTTCAAGCGACGGATCTACCGAACCGCAGCGTCGCACGATCTCCGAAGCGATCGAACATCAATCAGAGATGATCGAAGCGCTTGTCACCCGCGTCGAGGATTGTTTCTCTAAACAGCTTGAGTTGGTCAGGATGGCGAACAAAACATCGCGACGAATTCATGATGCCGCGAAACAAACCGCGCACCTGATGAAAAAAAGCCAGGTCTTGGCGTTTAACGTTCAAATCGAAGCGAGTCGGCTTGGGGGCGAACACGGTCGTGCGTTCGCCGTCCTTGGCGAGGAGATGAAGTCGTTCAGCGAGTGTGTCGAAGAGGCCAACCAAACGATCGCCGAATCGGTAGCCGAATTCGTTGAAGGGATGCCGAAACTGGAAAATGAAACCGTCGCGATCGCCGAATCCCTCTCTGAGTTTTCCGAAGAGTTCCGCGCAGAAATGACTGACGTGAGACAAGAGACTCAGTCAATCTCGACGCTGCTGAGTCGCGTTTTGGAGACAACCGAATCACGAAACAACGAAATCTTGCAGGCGTCGCGTGACACACTTTCCTACCTCCAGTTCCAAGATCCTGTCGCACAAGGCTTGCAACGCGCCGAACACGACATCGAAAAGCTGCTGGCTTTATTTGAAAAACGGGAAGTGACCGACACCTGCCTGGCCGACGTCAGCGAGGAAGTCGGCAACGACGGCCAAGAGGAAGAGCACGTCGAAGCCGGCGAAGTAATTCTATTCTGA
- a CDS encoding response regulator: MSTNVLVVDDSATVRQQVCAALSQAGLDVSEAVDGVDGVAKIKSGDVDCVVCDVNMPNKNGIEMVAEVKKDVKYAGLPIIMLTTEGAKDLIAKAKAAGACGWIVKPFKADMLVAAVKKLTNTN, translated from the coding sequence ATGAGTACAAACGTCCTAGTTGTTGATGATTCGGCGACCGTTCGCCAACAAGTGTGCGCCGCACTCTCTCAAGCCGGACTTGATGTTAGCGAGGCCGTCGACGGCGTCGATGGTGTCGCCAAAATCAAATCGGGCGACGTGGACTGCGTCGTCTGTGATGTCAACATGCCGAACAAGAACGGCATCGAGATGGTGGCCGAGGTAAAGAAAGACGTTAAGTATGCCGGCCTACCGATCATCATGCTGACCACCGAAGGTGCGAAGGATCTGATCGCGAAAGCGAAGGCAGCCGGCGCCTGCGGATGGATCGTCAAACCATTTAAAGCCGACATGTTGGTCGCGGCAGTGAAAAAGCTGACGAACACCAACTGA
- a CDS encoding chemotaxis protein CheX, producing the protein MLEIEQTQTLASQQESLKRFATEIIGDEFHSSLVELFRFYSSSNVITTAEGCDASADLLCRDCCDLNSAREMVTSSIGICGSDFRCSIGLLAHVETVSSLCQGMPENPTDWIGELTNQLAGRFKNNLSEYQIHCQMGLPVSVRGLQLGFMTGFQGQTIQMVDLKEGPVVVLLHVNIEPDVQWEYHPELESADEGSLHLF; encoded by the coding sequence ATGCTTGAAATAGAACAAACTCAAACACTCGCTTCACAACAAGAATCTCTGAAACGGTTTGCGACGGAGATTATCGGTGACGAGTTTCATTCCTCTCTCGTCGAATTGTTCCGGTTTTACTCCAGCTCCAACGTCATCACGACGGCCGAAGGCTGCGACGCATCGGCGGACTTGTTGTGTCGAGACTGCTGTGACCTGAATTCAGCTCGCGAAATGGTCACGTCGTCGATTGGCATCTGTGGTAGCGATTTCCGATGCTCGATCGGCTTGCTCGCACACGTCGAAACGGTTTCTTCGCTTTGCCAAGGAATGCCGGAAAACCCGACCGATTGGATTGGTGAGTTAACCAATCAGTTAGCGGGGCGTTTTAAGAACAATCTTTCGGAATACCAAATCCACTGCCAAATGGGACTTCCCGTGTCCGTACGCGGCTTGCAACTTGGATTCATGACGGGATTTCAAGGCCAGACGATTCAGATGGTTGATTTGAAAGAAGGTCCCGTCGTCGTGTTGCTGCACGTCAATATCGAACCTGATGTTCAGTGGGAATACCACCCAGAACTTGAATCGGCCGATGAGGGAAGTCTGCATCTTTTCTAG
- a CDS encoding ATP-binding protein: protein MFASALRYIVLPQSVSDFEQSYLAKMNRIFTIVFALHLPVFVAIAYFNDTGPIEAALLTGAVVIGPVIARLTMRSKRAISVVIGVASMFMGGVLVHLGQGPVQIEMHFYFFVLLALLAVFANPMVIVAAAVTAALHHLLLWFLLPASVFNYDAPIWVVGVHAAFVVLESVAAIFIARSFFDNVIGLEKIVALRTSELESRHRDMRMILNSVDQGFMTINRQGVIQDERSSAVEMMFGPIKHGDTIADVIARYDVKAAEWLQFGLDEVFEGIMPVEVTLDQLPDHIVIQGQTFALKYHPVEDCDLSHLTIVVSDITAEVERKKLEADSREMIRMLEGITKDRTGFLEFFHEASELIDSLRCDEREELESVKRQVHTLKGNAAIFGLDRLADVCHAVETAIAEEDGIPEGTVWTELFSCWAHVRGNLRRLISDTDHEFRVTDSQYKQLLLGLLNREPMESLAPLVAAWKLEPTESRLQRVSHQAKRIATQMGKEAIVVSIRSGNLRTEASHWSPFWSSLIHAVRNAVDHGIESIEDRRLEGKPDCGKLTLSTDVQDDRFIVTVADDGRGINWNHVASLAAERGLPHETEQDLTNALFANGLSTAESVSLVSGRGIGLGALRQATEKLGGTIKIESRLGRGTQYRFEFPIDVMAPDTYRLLTSYGIDADLSAITS from the coding sequence ATGTTTGCATCGGCACTCCGCTACATCGTCCTGCCCCAGTCGGTCTCTGATTTCGAGCAGTCATATCTCGCTAAGATGAATCGGATCTTTACGATCGTCTTTGCGCTGCATCTCCCTGTCTTTGTCGCGATCGCGTACTTCAACGACACCGGTCCCATCGAGGCTGCTTTATTGACCGGTGCGGTTGTCATCGGTCCGGTGATCGCACGTCTGACCATGAGGTCCAAACGAGCGATTTCGGTGGTGATTGGCGTCGCCTCAATGTTTATGGGAGGCGTGCTCGTCCATCTCGGCCAAGGACCGGTACAGATCGAGATGCACTTTTACTTTTTTGTATTGCTCGCATTGCTAGCCGTTTTCGCGAATCCAATGGTAATCGTTGCCGCGGCAGTGACGGCGGCACTCCATCACCTGTTGCTTTGGTTTTTGCTGCCCGCGAGCGTCTTTAACTACGACGCGCCAATTTGGGTGGTCGGCGTACACGCGGCGTTTGTGGTGCTGGAATCCGTTGCGGCAATCTTTATCGCGCGTAGTTTTTTCGACAACGTCATCGGCCTGGAAAAGATCGTGGCGTTGCGAACAAGTGAGCTGGAATCGCGTCATCGTGACATGCGTATGATTCTTAACTCGGTTGATCAAGGATTTATGACAATCAACCGTCAAGGGGTTATCCAGGACGAGCGTTCGTCAGCGGTCGAAATGATGTTTGGTCCGATCAAGCACGGCGACACGATCGCGGATGTCATCGCCCGCTATGACGTCAAGGCGGCCGAATGGCTACAGTTTGGTCTCGACGAAGTTTTCGAAGGAATCATGCCCGTCGAAGTGACGTTGGACCAACTGCCCGACCACATTGTCATCCAGGGACAAACGTTCGCGCTGAAATACCACCCGGTCGAAGACTGCGACTTATCTCATTTGACAATCGTTGTCTCAGATATCACGGCGGAAGTTGAACGCAAAAAACTGGAAGCTGACAGCCGCGAAATGATCCGGATGCTCGAGGGGATTACCAAAGATCGAACTGGCTTCTTGGAATTCTTCCATGAAGCATCAGAGTTGATCGACTCCCTGCGTTGTGACGAGCGGGAAGAGCTTGAGTCCGTCAAGCGACAGGTTCATACGCTAAAGGGAAACGCCGCGATATTCGGGTTGGACCGTTTGGCCGATGTATGCCACGCGGTCGAAACAGCGATCGCAGAAGAAGACGGCATTCCCGAAGGAACGGTATGGACGGAACTTTTCAGTTGCTGGGCCCACGTCCGCGGGAACCTCCGCCGACTGATCAGCGACACCGATCACGAATTTCGCGTCACCGATTCCCAATATAAACAACTACTTTTAGGACTGCTCAATCGCGAACCGATGGAGTCGCTCGCACCTCTGGTCGCGGCCTGGAAACTAGAACCGACAGAGTCGAGATTGCAACGGGTTTCGCACCAAGCCAAACGAATTGCGACACAAATGGGGAAAGAAGCGATCGTGGTTTCGATTCGTTCAGGAAACCTTCGAACCGAGGCGAGTCATTGGAGTCCGTTCTGGTCATCCTTGATTCACGCGGTTCGCAATGCCGTCGACCACGGGATTGAATCGATCGAGGACCGACGACTGGAAGGGAAACCAGACTGCGGAAAACTGACACTGTCCACCGATGTCCAGGATGACCGCTTTATCGTCACGGTCGCTGACGACGGACGCGGGATCAATTGGAATCACGTCGCTTCGCTGGCTGCCGAGAGAGGACTGCCGCATGAAACCGAACAAGACCTTACCAATGCATTATTTGCGAACGGACTGAGCACTGCCGAGTCGGTCAGTTTGGTCAGTGGACGGGGGATCGGACTAGGAGCACTTCGACAAGCCACGGAAAAACTGGGGGGAACGATCAAAATCGAAAGCCGCCTCGGACGAGGCACTCAATACCGTTTCGAGTTTCCAATCGATGTCATGGCCCCGGACACCTATCGGCTTCTGACATCGTACGGGATCGATGCCGACTTATCTGCGATAACCTCTTGA
- a CDS encoding cation:proton antiporter domain-containing protein, translating into MGDIHITSTIGLLLAGCLAAGVFADLVHLPKVTAYLLVGLLVGPSALDLVPTDHVTVVEPLLKLAMALVLFNLGCEFTFSKVRRVAKHCLMISAGEILLTLVLVSLGLFLFGCDSKMALLLGCLGVATAPATTILVLKEFRSEGPVTESTGFLVALNNFACIVLFEFAFLAIEYSQGKIETSLGGELLSVLSNVLGSIILGIAAGLFVSYGCGFLNMKRWLVLLVAAITFLLGIDESFEVPYMLSFLMMGVTVANTSDYKQKIVDELDHLSGLLAVLFFVAHGTELDLGAFLTAGKLGAVYIVCRMLGKWLGVYATAKATRQPRELRQWGGACLFAQAGAAIALATIAVHRDESLGKPIQDIILGSVVLFEIIGPLFIRKSLLQTGEVPLAQAIHHTSRTPVEQLRNLVDRFRSALRRSDPTPSAIGKVKVSDLLRKTKGIHQSADFDQVVDHIEHSHDNTYPVVDDSMSVVGVIRYPLLSDVLFDHSAAKLVRAEDLVSDLQSCLHLDDPATKAFELFQGETDDCIPVVDRNSPHSLVGVVRRSDVMHALITSRRKKPKSGKKFRRRG; encoded by the coding sequence ATGGGAGACATACATATTACCAGTACGATCGGGCTGTTGCTGGCCGGTTGCTTGGCGGCGGGCGTATTTGCCGATCTTGTGCACCTGCCAAAGGTAACCGCTTACCTGCTAGTTGGGCTCTTGGTCGGCCCATCTGCGCTCGACTTGGTTCCGACCGACCACGTGACGGTCGTCGAACCATTGCTCAAGCTCGCGATGGCGTTGGTGCTGTTCAACCTTGGCTGCGAATTTACGTTTTCAAAAGTTCGCCGGGTCGCAAAGCACTGTTTAATGATCTCAGCGGGAGAGATACTGCTGACCCTGGTACTCGTTTCGCTCGGGCTATTTTTATTCGGTTGCGACAGCAAGATGGCTCTCTTGCTCGGATGCCTCGGAGTCGCAACCGCGCCTGCGACGACAATTCTGGTACTTAAAGAATTCCGCTCTGAAGGCCCGGTGACCGAAAGCACGGGGTTCTTGGTCGCGCTCAATAACTTTGCCTGCATCGTACTCTTTGAGTTTGCGTTCTTGGCGATCGAGTATTCTCAGGGCAAGATCGAAACATCGCTTGGCGGCGAATTACTAAGCGTGCTTTCGAATGTCCTCGGATCGATCATCTTGGGCATTGCCGCGGGTCTATTCGTTAGTTACGGCTGTGGCTTTTTAAACATGAAGCGATGGTTGGTCCTGCTGGTTGCGGCGATCACGTTTCTGCTTGGGATCGACGAATCGTTTGAAGTCCCCTACATGCTTTCGTTCTTGATGATGGGCGTGACGGTCGCCAACACATCGGATTACAAACAGAAAATTGTCGATGAATTAGACCACCTCTCTGGATTGCTGGCGGTCTTGTTTTTCGTTGCTCACGGGACCGAACTGGATCTGGGCGCGTTCTTGACGGCGGGCAAGCTTGGGGCGGTCTACATCGTTTGTCGGATGCTCGGCAAATGGCTTGGTGTCTATGCGACGGCCAAGGCTACGCGACAACCACGTGAACTTAGGCAATGGGGCGGTGCGTGTCTGTTCGCTCAAGCTGGAGCGGCGATCGCGTTGGCGACCATCGCGGTGCATCGTGATGAGTCTCTTGGAAAACCGATTCAGGACATCATCCTCGGTTCGGTGGTCCTGTTCGAAATTATCGGACCGTTGTTTATTCGCAAGTCATTGCTTCAAACCGGTGAAGTCCCTCTTGCCCAAGCGATCCACCACACAAGCCGCACGCCGGTCGAACAACTGCGCAATCTGGTTGACCGATTTCGATCGGCCCTACGCCGTAGCGACCCCACACCGTCAGCGATCGGGAAGGTCAAGGTTAGCGATTTACTTCGCAAGACCAAAGGCATTCACCAATCGGCAGACTTTGACCAAGTTGTCGACCACATCGAACACAGTCACGACAACACTTACCCGGTCGTCGATGATTCAATGAGTGTTGTGGGGGTGATTCGGTATCCGCTACTAAGTGACGTTCTGTTTGACCATAGCGCCGCAAAACTGGTGCGGGCCGAAGATTTGGTTAGCGACCTGCAATCGTGTCTGCACTTGGACGACCCTGCGACGAAGGCTTTCGAATTGTTCCAAGGGGAAACGGACGACTGCATCCCCGTGGTTGACCGCAACAGCCCCCATTCACTCGTAGGCGTGGTACGTCGTAGCGACGTCATGCACGCCCTGATCACCAGTCGACGCAAGAAGCCAAAGTCCGGCAAAAAGTTTCGGCGTCGTGGCTAG
- a CDS encoding DUF1549 domain-containing protein, with translation MGKSTVRALALIASVSVAFIVAGPDRNVRAQAVDAPGSGDDAKAVILSETDSRGDDLASWIDVRGRTAWGDPPEKCDDLTFARRVYLDLVGRVPSVAEIRDYRELGDRRREMLVDELVFGEGPRRETYLRLLAINLARQWRQVLVPPGTAATGPVGNLEVWLRDAFSSNRPYDEIMADLVRVQSAADAGGYYQLLGATPENYAGNLSRVMLGVRIDCAQCHDHPFTDWKQEDFWGLAAFYGDLQNFNQNPDASRGVGGGKIVYEGDTYSAKFLWQSEAIDDPGRTPKVRLARWLTAAENPNFSATAVNRFWQMLVGRGLYADVENLDLATEQERSFLDDFGKQFAADGFDVHKLVAGICKSSWYAAKTMEPSQSVDAFQRELKVISPEQVFDSLEQSLHLPISRIDPNAPRWTGTRDQMVNRLGEAIGESPEDYASGIPQALMMMNGRITSEAIDLERSRLLRAVIDSPFFDEPKRIETLYLAVLTRQPTAEEKETLAEYLDKKTNPESRRKAFGEILWALLNSPEFVLCR, from the coding sequence ATGGGCAAGTCCACGGTTCGAGCATTGGCATTGATTGCAAGTGTATCGGTCGCATTCATTGTTGCCGGGCCGGATAGAAACGTTCGGGCCCAGGCCGTTGACGCACCGGGGTCTGGCGACGATGCGAAAGCGGTCATTCTATCGGAGACGGATTCCCGTGGTGACGATCTGGCAAGCTGGATCGATGTCCGCGGCAGAACGGCTTGGGGCGACCCGCCTGAAAAATGTGATGACTTGACCTTCGCCCGCCGTGTCTATTTGGATTTAGTGGGGCGAGTTCCAAGCGTCGCGGAAATTCGTGACTACCGTGAGTTGGGGGATCGGCGTCGAGAGATGTTGGTCGACGAGTTGGTCTTTGGCGAAGGTCCGCGGCGCGAAACTTATCTCCGCTTGTTGGCGATTAATTTGGCGCGGCAATGGCGGCAAGTTTTGGTTCCGCCGGGGACCGCCGCGACGGGGCCGGTCGGCAACCTTGAGGTTTGGTTGCGCGATGCGTTTTCGAGCAACCGTCCGTACGACGAGATCATGGCGGATCTTGTTCGGGTCCAATCGGCCGCAGACGCCGGTGGGTATTATCAGTTGCTCGGCGCGACTCCGGAAAACTATGCCGGCAACTTGTCTCGGGTGATGTTGGGGGTGCGGATCGACTGTGCCCAGTGCCACGATCACCCGTTTACCGATTGGAAGCAAGAGGACTTCTGGGGGCTCGCGGCATTCTATGGTGATCTCCAAAACTTCAATCAAAACCCCGACGCGTCGCGTGGTGTTGGAGGCGGGAAGATCGTTTACGAGGGTGACACGTACAGTGCCAAGTTTCTATGGCAATCTGAAGCGATCGATGATCCCGGGCGAACTCCCAAGGTGCGTTTAGCCCGTTGGCTTACAGCGGCCGAGAATCCTAATTTTTCGGCAACGGCGGTGAATCGCTTTTGGCAAATGCTGGTCGGGCGTGGCTTGTATGCCGATGTCGAGAACTTGGATCTTGCCACCGAGCAGGAGCGGTCCTTTCTGGACGACTTTGGGAAGCAGTTTGCCGCCGACGGTTTCGATGTTCACAAGCTGGTCGCCGGGATTTGTAAGTCGTCTTGGTATGCGGCGAAAACAATGGAGCCCTCGCAGAGTGTCGACGCATTTCAGCGTGAGCTCAAGGTGATCAGTCCCGAACAGGTGTTCGATTCATTGGAGCAATCGCTGCATTTGCCCATCAGTCGAATCGACCCGAACGCGCCGCGATGGACAGGCACTCGCGATCAGATGGTGAACCGATTGGGGGAGGCGATCGGGGAATCCCCAGAGGATTACGCTTCGGGGATCCCGCAAGCGTTGATGATGATGAACGGCCGTATCACCAGTGAAGCGATTGACTTAGAACGCAGTCGGCTATTGCGAGCGGTGATCGACTCGCCATTTTTCGACGAACCAAAGCGCATTGAGACGCTTTACCTCGCCGTGCTCACTCGCCAGCCGACCGCGGAAGAAAAGGAAACTTTGGCGGAATATTTAGACAAAAAGACCAATCCCGAAAGTCGTCGTAAGGCATTCGGGGAGATTCTTTGGGCCCTGCTGAACAGTCCGGAGTTTGTGCTATGTCGGTAA